From the genome of Vitis riparia cultivar Riparia Gloire de Montpellier isolate 1030 chromosome 2, EGFV_Vit.rip_1.0, whole genome shotgun sequence, one region includes:
- the LOC117905601 gene encoding 21 kDa protein-like: protein MEGSYLFKAVAALSILLRFTTYMNSCSAAGATPGETNTEFIQKSCYVTPYPRLCISSLSSYASKIESSPKLLADTALSMSLETALSTSTAITKLSKIHGLQPAEAAAISDCVEQIRDSVDELQRSLQEMKHPGGSNFVFPMNDVQTWVSAALTDDDTCMDGFAEISSKGKVHTMVRSRILHVAQMTSNALSLINNYASTKTTLS, encoded by the coding sequence ATGGAAGGTTCATATCTTTTCAAAGCAGTGGCAGCTTTGTCCATTCTCCTCCGATTCACAACCTATATGAACTCATGCTCAGCTGCTGGAGCCACTCCCGGTGAAACAAACACCGAGTTTATACAAAAATCTTGCTATGTCACACCCTATCCTCGATTATGCATCTCCTCCCTCTCCAGCTATGCCAGCAAAATTGAAAGCAGCCCCAAATTATTAGCTGACACTGCCCTCTCCATGTCACTTGAGACAGCCCTTTCTACCTCCACGGCAATAACAAAACTGTCCAAAATCCACGGCCTACAGCCTGCGGAGGCTGCAGCCATAAGCGACTGTGTAGAGCAAATTCGTGACTCCGTGGACGAGCTCCAAAGATCTCTGCAGGAAATGAAACACCCAGGAGGCTCAAACTTTGTGTTTCCAATGAATGATGTTCAAACATGGGTGAGTGCTGCTTTGACAGATGATGATACATGCATGGATGGCTTTGCCGAGATTTCCTCCAAAGGGAAGGTACATACCATGGTCAGGAGCCGCATTCTTCATGTTGCTCAAATGACTAGCAACGCCCTGTCTCTCATCAACAATTATGCTTCAACCAAAACCACCTTGTCTTAG
- the LOC117934314 gene encoding elongation factor G-2, chloroplastic has translation MAESVRMSATGSSLRSFSGSRRPIPLSPSRFLLPSRHSSSSYRSEFVGNVHLRSRLSKASNLQQQRGKFSVFAMAAADESKRAVPLVDYRNIGIMAHIDAGKTTTTERILYYTGRNYKIGEVHEGTATMDWMEQEQERGITITSAATTTFWNKHRINIIDTPGHVDFTLEVERALRVLDGAICLFDSVAGVEPQSETVWRQADKYGVPRICFVNKMDRLGANFFRTRDMIVTNLGAKPLVIQLPIGAEDNFRGVIDLVKMQAVLWSGEELGAKFAYDDIPSDLLELAQDYRSQMIETIVELDDEAMEGYLEGVEPDEETIKKLIRKGTISASFVPVLCGSAFKNKGVQPLLDAVVDYLPSPLDLPAMKGTDPENPEVTVERAASDEEPFAGLAFKIMSDPFVGSLTFVRVYAGKLAAGSYVLNANKGKKERIGRLLEMHANSREDVKVALAGDIVALAGLKDTITGETLCDPENPIVLERMDFPDPVIKVAIEPKTKADVDKMASGLVKLAQEDPSFHFSRDEEINQTVIEGMGELHLEIIVDRLKREFKVEANVGAPQVNYRESISKVSEVKYVHKKQSGGQGQFADITVRFEPIEAGSGYEFKSEIKGGAVPKEYIPGVMKGLEECMSNGVLAGFPVVDVRAVLVDGSYHDVDSSVLAFQLAARGAFREGMRKAAPKMLEPIMKVEVVTPEEHLGDVIGDLNSRRGQINSFGDKPGGLKVVDALVPLAEMFQYVSTLRGMTKGRASYTMQLAKFEVVPQHIQNELAAKEQAVAA, from the exons ATGGCAGAGTCAGTGAGAATGTCAGCCACTGGTTCCTCACTCCGCAGCTTCAGTGGCTCCCGGAGGCCTATCCCTCTCTCTCCCAGTCGATTCCTCCTCCCTTCTCGTCATTCTTCCTCTTCCTATCGGTCAGAATTTGTGGGAAATGTTCATCTCAGGTCAAGACTCTCCAAGGCCTCAAATTTACAACAACAGAGGGGAAAGTTCTCTGTTTTTGCCATGGCTGCTGCTGACG AATCAAAGAGAGCAGTGCCACTGGTAGACTATCGCAATATTGGAATTATGGCTCACATAGATGCAGGAAAAACTACTACTACTGAAAGGATTCTGTACTACACAGGAAGAAACTATAAAATAGGTGAGGTTCATGAGGGAACGGCTACAATGGACTGGATGGAGCAAGAACAAGAAAGAGGAATTACTATAACTTCTGCTGCAACTACCACATTTTGGAACAAACATCGGATTAACATTATTGATACCCCTGGGCATGTCGACTTCACTCTTGAGGTGGAGCGGGCTCTCAGGGTTTTGGATGGTGCTATATGCTTGTTTGACAGTGTTGCTGGTGTAGAACCTCAATCTGAAACTGTATGGAGACAAGCTGATAAATATGGGGTGCCTAGAatttgctttgtcaataaaatGGATCGTCTTGGGGCAAACTTCTTCCGGACCAGAGACATGATAGTGACAAACTTGGGCGCTAAACCACTTGTGATTCAATTACCAATTGGTGCAGAAGATAATTTTCGAGGAGTTATTGATCTTGTAAAGATGCAAGCTGTGTTATGGTCAGGAGAAGAATTGGGTGCAAAGTTTGCGTATGATGATATTCCATCTGATCTTCTAGAACTGGCTCAAGACTATCGGTCACAGATGATAGAAACCATAGTTGAGTTGGATGATGAAGCTATGGAAGGCTATCTGGAAGGAGTTGAGCCTGATGAGGAAACTATCAAGAAATTAATCAGGAAGGGAACCATTTCAGCCAGCTTTGTCCCAGTTCTGTGTGGCTCAGCATTTAAAAACAAGGGAGTTCAACCACTGCTTGATGCAGTTGTGGATTATTTGCCTTCACCATTGGACCTACCAGCAATGAAAGGAACTGACCCTGAGAACCCAGAGGTGACAGTTGAAAGAGCTGCAAGTGATGAAGAACCATTTGCTGGTCTAGCTTTCAAGATTATGAGTGACCCCTTCGTGGGGTCCCTTACTTTTGTAAGAGTTTATGCAGGGAAGCTAGCTGCAGGATCTTACGTGCTGAATgcaaacaaaggaaagaaagaaagaattggaAGACTTCTGGAAATGCATGCCAACAGCAGAGAGGATGTTAAGGTAGCTTTAGCAGGTGATATTGTTGCACTTGCAGGTCTGAAAGATACAATTACTGGTGAAACTTTATGTGATCCAGAGAATCCTATTGTGCTCGAGCGAATGGACTTCCCTGATCCTGTTATAAAGGTTGCTATTGAGCCTAAAACTAAAGCAGATGTTGATAAAATGGCATCTGGCTTGGTCAAGCTAGCTCAAGAGGATCCATCTTTCCACTTCTCACGGGATGAAGAGATCAACCAGACAGTCATTGAAGGAATGGGAGAATTGCATCTTGAGATTATCGTTGACAGGCTCAAGAGGGAATTTAAG GTGGAAGCTAATGTTGGCGCACCCCAAGTAAACTACCGTGAAAGCATTTCTAAAGTCTCGGAGGTGAAGTATGTGCACAAGAAACAGTCGGGTGGACAAGGACAGTTTGCTGATATCACTGTAAGGTTTGAGCCCATTGAGGCAGGTAGCGGGTATGAGTTCAAGAGTGAAATTAAGGGAGGTGCTGTGCCAAAAGAATACATTCCAGGGGTGATGAAAGGATTGGAGGAATGCATGAGTAATGGTGTGCTTGCAGGCTTTCCTGTTGTTGATGTACGTGCTGTGTTAGTTGACGGATCGTACCATGATGTGGATTCAAGTGTCTTGGCATTTCAGCTGGCAGCCAGAGGCGCATTCCGTGAGGGGATGAGGAAAGCTGCTCCAAAGATGCTGGAACCTATTATGAAAGTCGAAGTTGTCACACCTGAAGAACACTTGGGAGATGTGATCGGTGATCTCAACTCAAGGAGAGGCCAGATCAACAGCTTTGGTGACAAACCTGGTGGTCTCAAG GTGGTGGATGCTCTGGTCCCCCTGGCAGAGATGTTCCAATATGTTAGTACGCTCCGAGGAATGACAAAAGGCCGTGCATCCTATACCATGCAATTAGCCAAGTTTGAAGTTGTTCCTCAACACATCCAGAATGAACTCGCTGCTAAAGAGCAAGCAGTTGCTGCTTGA
- the LOC117934328 gene encoding hsp70-Hsp90 organizing protein 3-like: protein MAEEAKAKGNAAFSSGDFSAAVRHFSDAIALAPTNHVLYSNRSAAYASLQQYSEALADAKKTVELKPDWSKGYSRLGAAHQGLGHLDDAVSAYKKGLEIDPNNQALKSGLADAQAAASRPPPPPMGSSPFGDTFQGPEMWTKLTADPTTRAYLQQPDFLKMMQDIQRNPNNLNIYLKDPRVMQALGVLLNVKLRTAPEGADFPESSSPERKRPAESEPAKEPEPEPEPMEIGGEEKEAKERKAKAQKEKEAGNAAYKKKDFETAIQHYTKAIELDDEDISFITNRAAVYLEMGQYEECIKDCDKAVERGRELRSDYKMVARALTRKGTALVKMAKCSKDYEPAIETFQKALTEHRNPDTLKKLNEAEKAKKDLEQQEYFDPKLADEEREKGNEYFKQQKYPEAIKHYTESLRRNPNDPKAYSNRAACYTKLGALPEGLKDAEKCIELDPTFSKGYTRKGAVQFFMKEYDKALETYQEGLKHDPSNQELLDGVRRCIEQINKASRGEISPEELKERQAKAMQDPEIQNILSDPVMRQVLIDFQENPKAAQEHTKNPQVMNKIQKLVSAGIVQLR, encoded by the exons ATGGCCGAAGAAGCCAAAGCCAAAGGCAACGCCGCCTTCTCCTCAGGCGACTTCTCAGCGGCAGTTCGTCATTTCTCCGATGCGATTGCTCTTGCTCCCACCAATCACGTCCTCTACTCCAACCGATCTGCTGCCTACGCCTCCCTCCAACAATACTCTGAAGCCCTAGCCGATGCCAAGAAGACTGTTGAGCTGAAGCCCGATTGGTCCAAGGGCTACAGCCGTCTCGGCGCCGCTCATCAAGGGCTTGGTCACTTGGACGATGCTGTTTCCGCCTATAAGAAAGGCCTCGAAATCGATCCCAACAACCAGGCCCTGAAATCAGGTCTCGCCGATGCCCAAGCCGCTGCTTCCCGTCCCCCGCCCCCGCCGATGGGTTCGTCCCCCTTCGGCGATACTTTCCAGGGACCGGAGATGTGGACTAAATTAACGGCCGATCCAACGACTAGGGCCTATCTGCAGCAGCCCGATTTTTTGAAGATGATGCAGGATATTCAGAGAAACCCTAACAATCTGAATATCTATTTGAAGGACCCAAGGGTGATGCAAGCCCTGGGCGTTTTGCTCAATGTGAAGCTCCGGACTGCGCCGGAGGGTGCGGACTTTCCTGAATCTTCCTCGCCTGAGAGAAAGAGGCCGGCTGAGTCGGAGCCGGCGAAAGAGCCGGAGCCGGAACCGGAACCGATGGAGATCGGTGGGGAGGAGAAGGAGGCAAAGGAGAGGAAGGCAAAAGCACAGAAGGAGAAGGAGGCTGGCAATGCCGCATATAAGAAGAAAGATTTTGAAACTGCGATCCAACATTATACCAAGGCTATTGAATTGGATGATGAAGACATATCCTTCATCACAAACCGAGCTGCTGTTTACTTGGAAATGGGTCAG TATGAAGAATGTATCAAGGATTGCGACAAAGCTGTTGAAAGGGGAAGAGAGCTTAGATCAGACTATAAGATGGTAGCAAGGGCCTTGACTAGAAAGGGAACTGCCTTGGTGAAAATGGCAAAATGTTCAAAGGACTATGAACCTGCTATTGAGACTTTCCAGAAAGCTCTTACAGAGCATCGCAACCCAGACACATTGAAGAAGCTCAACGAAGCTGAGAAAGCAAAGAAAGACCTAGAGCAGCAAGAGTACTTTGATCCAAAACTAGCGGATGAGGAGCGTGAGAAAG GTAATGAGTACTTCAAGCAGCAAAAGTATCCAGAGGCTATAAAGCATTACACAGAATCCTTGCGAAGGAATCCCAACGACCCAAAG GCGTACAGCAACAGGGCTGCATGCTACACAAAACTGGGGGCATTGCCTGAGGGACTAAAGGATGCAGAAAAGTGCATTGAACTTGATCCAACTTTTTCCAAGGGGTATACCAGAAAAGGTGCAGTACAATTTTTCATGAAAGAATATGACAAAGCCTTGGAAACATACCAGGAGGGACTGAAACATGACCCAAGCAATCAGGAACTATTGGATGGTGTGAGAAG ATGCATAGAACAAATTAACAAGGCTAGCCGTGGGGAAATAAGCCCTGAGGAACTAAAGGAGAGACAG GCCAAGGCTATGCAGGATCCAGAAATTCAGAACATCCTCTCAGATCCTGTTATGAGACAG GTGTTGATTGACTTCCAGGAGAATCCAAAAGCTGCACAGGAACACACAAAGAACCCTCAGGTGATGAACAAAATCCAGAAGTTGGTCAGTGCGGGAATTGTCCAGCTCAGATGA